The sequence CTaagatatataatatatatatatatccaggtATATAACCCAGATTCTTCCTGCTCTACATTACTCAGTTCCACACCATACAATACAATTACCAACTAAACCATAAGAGCAGGAATGACAATTGAGATGAACACTTCCTCTAAAAGCCTTGTGGAGTACTTGAATTTAAAACTGTATGAGTTCATGCTGGTGGAAAGGTTAAAAATTATAGTAAATGGCTGTATGAATGTACAAAGTCCTTTTCTTTATCAAAGCCAACCAATAACTGTCATCTCTTACCTTTGATGTAACCCTTAGTTTTTCATTTACAACAACTcatgtatatagcacctttgacattcaaggtgcttcacaggggcattataaaacatatgacactgagccacgagatattagggcaaatgatcgAAAGCTTGCTGAACAGGTAGCTGTAAAGGAGTGTCTTGAAGAAAGCAAGGTAGAAAGGCAGTAGGGTTTATGGAGGGAACTCCAGACcacagggcctaggcagctaaaggcaaggccaccaatgaagtgattaaaattggggctgctcagaggccagaattagaggagtccagatatctcggagggttgtggggctgaaagaggttacagagatttggaggggcaaagccatggagggatccaAAAACAAGGACGAGAACTGACACTCATATCCTCATGATCCTGATTACAGTATCGCCTGTATTGCTAAAGTTGCCAGTGAGAAGTTCAGTATTTCTAACATTCCAAATATCTTTATTCCCTAAACAGTTAACTCTCTATGAAGCTCAAGTCCATTCAGTATTTCAGCATTGCTCACTATCTGGAGACACTCTTCTGGGACTTCCTCTGGGCTCCTGGATGGGACTCAAGGAAAAACTTGTCTCTGTCACAACCTTTCTAATCTCCATTTTATTAATATTATGATGGTCATTACTTGTGAACTTTTTTGTTCCCTGTGCTCTGCTCCGGCTTTATTGGGTTGAAATCAAGATTGCAACAATTTCTACTCTGATTCCTTCCTAGCATCTTAAAGTTGTGCATCTCCTTATCTCTGGTCTTTCCTTCCTCCTTTAATCTGTAAGTATCCTTCTTCTAgacattttttttaaagaagggATGAATAATTAGTGTTCTACATCAGTTTGTTTTGGATACACTTTTATTATAAGAGCTACCCAATTCACACAAGTGCAGCTCAGCAGCAATTTGCATTTAATACACTTTAAGCCAAACAATCTAGTGTAAACTCTGAATGGGCAAAGAATGTACTAAAATAAATAGGTTCCAAAGGCTAAATTTCTAAGTGTAGTTATGAAATGCTTAAAAAAAATTAGCATTTTGTGCACTGTGAAAACATGCAGTCACACAGCTGGTTTGCAAGTTTCTCCATAAAATAAAGTCCTATTAAGACAAATTAGATCtatacatagtgcctttaacagtcCCAGTATTTACAACAGGGTTTAAAATCTCTGCCATCCTTTAACCCCATGAGAACTGCAGTTATATTTTTTTACACCGTTTAAAAGAAAATCTACGTTTTACTTCTTCAGAGAACACTGACTTACAAACAGTCTTGTGGCTCGGCGGAGAGTTCAAATGACACTTATAATTTCCAGTAGAGAAAAATCATTTTTAGCAGTTAACAAACATGCAAGTTCCAAAAGACATTCAGTACTCAAAAATGCTCTGTTTCATTTCAGTGATGTATGCCAGTGGAAAAACATTTGCTTTGGCTTTTTTTTCTGCAGTTCACTACTGTTGTGACTAGTTTATTTTGAACACTCTTCCCTTTTCTGAATCTGACTGCATATTAGCAAATCAAGAAGCTGAACTTGCACAGCCTTCCCTTTTTCAAATACTCAAATTCAAATCAAAGGCTTGGAGTATGGCGAGATAGCAAGCAACGTGTTCAGGACTGTCAGTTCTGATTTGTAGTGAACAATTTAAATGTAGTTTTGGTTGGCCTTTTGACATTTTGTTTGTAACAACACAGACTGCAGATGAAAGGTATGCATATATTTATTAAGGGAAGTATTAAAAGACTTACAGTACATGGGTTGGGTCAGGGGGTAAATACCATGGTGATAATTGGGTGCATTACTGAATTCAAACAAGCATATCTGATTTAGAACACACACATGCTATTCTCTTATGTGCCAAAGGGGACAGTGGTGCATTAAACTCTGTTACTAAAACAGTTTGTCCCGGACAGAAGCATGTTAATGCAAAAAAGTTTATTCTTAAAAATGGAAGGTGATCCAGTCCAATGTGAACTGTTCAAGTAATAGGTTGGATGAATGGGGCATGATGCTTTCTGAAAGGTCAACTTAGGCACAATAATGAGCCTCCATTCTTCAAACTGGTTTAACATCAATTCCTGGATCTTGGGATGTGTGTTTCAGCAATAAGTGAGATGCGCATCACTGATGGACAAAAAGGGCGGAATCCATCAGTTTTGCCACTACCTAGTAAACAGTAAAAAAGTCCATAAGCCTCAGGATAGGCAACAAATTCAGTTCCAGTTGTTTAACAAGAAAATCATATGAATTGTGATTATCTTTGCTGTCTCAGTACAATCACTGCTGTAATAAGAAAACTAGGTGGGATATGCACACCAAACATTATACAATGTTACTTTTTTTACTGAATACTGGACATCCAAACGGTTTGTGCTTCTTTCCATTATTTTACGCCTCCTCCCAACCCATTAAGAATCATTCGCCAACACCACGTCTTCTTGTTAGATAAGTTTCAAACAAAAGACGGTGAATATTTGGTACTTAGGCTGCAATAATTTAAATATTACAGTATCACTTGTAAGAAAAATGAGCGCACTGGTATAACACCACTTCTCAGCCCTTCCAATAAATGTCAAATATAAAATCTTGTTTTACCAAATATTCTGTACCAAAATGGTTGAGTTCTGAACATTTATTATAACATTTGTGTATGAAACGTGAAAGTCTCATCTAAAATTGGGACAGCACATGATGGAAACTCAATAGGTTGGTCAGTATTTGAAATAAACTGACACACTGACCTATCTTATCCTATCCGATGTTGACCAGGATGCTGTGGTGATTTTTTCTACTTTCCAATATTGGGGAGATACTCCAGTTGATTCTTTGCCTCTGTGTTCTATCGAGCCTGTTGATCTGGTTCATTCTGGGAACACACTGGCTATTGAAAGTGTAACTCACGCTAGTACTGTATATATCTTTGGACCTGGTTGCACTGACTGTGGATATATTCTTTGCTGAATCTCAAAGGCACCTGAAACACATTAGGGACACTGGAATTGATTACCTGTACTTTAAAAGTTTGATTTTCTTGCAGTTTTGAAGTACAGCTAAACACATGCCTGTGAAGTAATAGCCGgacagaaatctggaattctgcAAACAATGTAGAAGACATTATGGCATGGGCTGTGATCCAGAGGCAGGGTTGCAGAAGTGGGagccaagtggagggagctcaagaTTAAAATAAATTTGCAGATTATGAAGTAATTTTCTGTAAATGAACTAGTTGGCTTCCAACCCCTCCTCCATCCCAACATTCGGCCTTTGCTACAATCCAGAATGGACAATACAGTAGGCAGAGAGTAACCAATGAGTATTCTGCAAAACTAGTTTTGTTTGTTCTACCTTACAGTCTTAGCCCTATAACATTTAAATAGCCCTTCCGGAGGCAGACTGATTTTAATCTCATTGAAGTCTGTCACTTATTTATGTTAATAAAAGTTGTTAAATCCCCTTGAGAAGAAACTATGCATGCATCCAAATTCATAAACACTTAATTTTGCATTCAGTGTAGTTGAATGAAAGCATCCAGTTCTTCTGGAATTACTCCTTTGTAAATCACCTTATGTTTTTCAATGGCACGAGCAGCAAGGCACTggagggtgatgtggttgatggGCTGAATCACATTTTTGGCCATTTTCTTTTCATCCAGCAAATCCCAAGCAGTTTTCTTGGAGGAATTGGTAGCGTCAAAATGTGCACCAGTGTCAATTAACATGTTCATAATATCAAGATTGTTGTTGAATGCAGCTATGTGCAGGGGAGTGTTGTTCTCATAATCTCTTGAGTCAACGTCAGCACCACATTCCAGCAGTACCGAGGTCACTTGCAATGAAGGGAACTTGCAAACTGGATAGCGGCCAACTGATGTTGTGTCCTTGTCAACAGCGAGATGTAATGGGGTAAATCCACCCTTTCCTCTTGGGTTCAATTTCAACAGCCGATAGATGGTTTGCTTCTTGTAATGCTCCTGGTCAGGGCTACATTTTACCTTTTCTAACAAGGAGATCAAGTGCAAAATAATGGACAAAGCTTTAGTGAATTGTGCAACATCTGGTGGGTTCTCCCGCTGATTCACTGCCCGCTCTACTTCACGAACACTTTTGCACAGGATGCCCATAAGATCATTAAAAGATACCTTCATGGCCAGGGTACCTTTTGGACGGTCTTGCAGGACAAAAGAAAACAGTTCAGCAAATGACAGCAAACTACTGGCAGTCATAGGGCTCAAAGGGTCTAAATTGTTCTGCTGCATATCCAATGCATACTTCCACAAGTTGATGCACCTTTCAAAGTTGCCAGAGTCAGCATAGACCGCACCTCGGTAACGGATATAGTAAGAAGTGTCTGGATGGGATGGACCAAGAATTCTCTCTCGGATCAACAAGGCTTGCATCCTCATCTCATCTGGATCAGTGATTAGGGCCTCCAGTTCTTCAGAAGTCGTTACTTCCTTTGCATAATCATAGGCCAGCACCAATTGTCCTACCTGCGGCTTCTTAACTACTTTACTTTTGTCACTATGTCTCTTCTCCATTGCTCTCTTCCAAAACTTCATAGCTCCAAGTAAGTCCCTTTTCTTATCAACAAACGTAGCTCCTAACAGCTCAAGTGCATCAATTCGGTCTTCCTTCCTGGTCTGCACATGGTTAATAAGAAACTCCACAATATTCATGTGGCCTGTGACACTGGCAGCAAGTAAGGGGGTCATTCCATAACCATCCTTTTCCATCTTAGCCCCACATTTTAGCAGCATCTTCATAATTTCCAGGCTTCCTGATTCTGCACAATCGTGCAAAGCAGTGTTCCCTTTCACGCTCTTCCTATTCACATCCGCTCCCTTCTCTAGCAAATACTTGGCAATTTCCTTATGCCCTTTATAGCATGAGATCATGAGGCAAGTATGCCCATGCCTATTGGCCACTTCCATGTCTGCTCTGTGCTCGATGAGGTACTTGACAATCTCCAGGTGGCCGTCGAAGCAAGCTGCCCGCAGTGGGGTGGAGTTGGTCAGGGTGGTGTTGTTGACGGACGCCCCATGTTCCAGCAGACTCCGGACCACCGACAGGTGCCCCGCGGCGGAGGCTGCCCAGAGCGGCGGGGCCCCTTCGATGGTTTCCCCATCGAAATTGACCGAACCGCCCAGCTCCACTTTGgccttgcagtgctccatcaggtagtccaccacctgcaagtggccGTACCTGGAGGCGATGAGCAGGGGGGTGCCGCCGTTGGTCTTCTCCAGTGTCACCGCCTCCAGCTCCTCCGCGCTCCGATTGTTGAGCAACTTCTGCATAAGTTTCAACTTCCCGTCTCGAGCTGCGTTAAAAACTGCCGTCTTGATGTCCATTTTCGGGCCCCTGCTGCCATTTAAACACCGGCCTTGCCAATAAAAAAGAAGGAAGATGGAAGTCCGCTGCCACCGTCAGCCCTCAAGCAGCGCATTTCCCGATATTATGTTTTGGAAGTAAAATGGAGACCCTCCAGCTGACGGCTCAGGCCGGACCTTACCACGCATGCGCCCCCGGCGCCGCCGCGCATGCTGGGAGTTTGTGGCCCGGCGATCAGAGCCACGTGACCCCTGCCGAACTACACCACCCAGAAACCACCGCAGCACGTCCGGCAATTGGTGGAAAAGGGCCCGACCCATCTTTGATTGACGGTGGATCTAGCCAATGAGTGCGTAGAGTTATGTCAGGGTCGCTGGCAAAGGAATGAGCTGTACCAATGAGCTTGGTAAGGAGGCGGGAAATAAcggaagggatggtgatggaggtcgGTCGGTCGGTCAGTCAAGCAAGGTCGCCTAGTAAAAGTGACCGCCATTGTAGAAGAGCGGGAATCAGCGGGAGGGGAAACGAAAATCGAGGCAGCTACAAACACACGGACATTTGGCATCATTGAGCCAGTTGCTTTGGAGCTGGGGTACTTGCAATTATATCACACCTGAGAAAGGCCTAATGTACTTCATCTCATTATTTGAAATGTAGGCGAACGTGGTCATGTTGCACACAGAAAGTTCCAACAAAAATCAATGAGGAATGACCAGTTAGTTGGACATGGTAACTGAACATCCAAAATACTCATTTTGAAATAGAAATTCAGTTTTTATTTTACATAGTAGCGGAGGTAGGCcatacggcccattgagcctgctctgccattcagtaagatcatggctgaactatctaaacgccactttcccaccctatcctcaacattcaggcttgagctggaaTGGCAATTGACATCTGTACCACACCacaggaagctggttgtggttgttggaggtcaatcatctcagtccagaacatcattgcaggagttccttggggtagtgacctaggccgaaccatcttcagctgcttcatcaatgacctgtcctccatcataaggtcagaagtggggatgttcactgatgattgcacaatgttcagcaccatttgcgactcctcattctgaagcagcccatgtccagatggtgaaagacctggacaacatccaggcttgggctgataagtggcaagtaatattcgtgccaggcaatgaccatctcaaacaatagagaatttaccatctccccttgacgttcaatggcattagtgtcgctgaatcccccactatcaacatcctaggagttaccattgaccagaaactgaactggatcagccattaaattgctgtgtctacaagagcaggacagaggctgagaattctgcagggagtatctcaccttctgtctcctcaatgcctgtccaccatctacaagacacaagtcaggagtgtgatggaatatgctccacttgcctggagggctgcagcttcaacaacacgcatgaagcttgacatcatccaggacaaagcagcccacttgattggcagcccattcaccgctgtcaacattcagtccctgcaccactgacgcacagtggcagcagtgtgtaccatatacaagatatacagttgcactgcagcaacttaccaaggctcctttgacagcaccttccaaacccacagactccaccacctaaaaggacaagggcagcagctgcaagggaacaccacctgcacgttcccctcgaagcatgcaccatcctgacttggaactatatcgccattccttcactgttgctgggtcaaaatcttggaactcacttcgtaacagcactgcaggtgtacctacaccccaagcacagcagcggttcaagaaggcagctcaccaccaccttctcaagggcaattagggaagggcaataaatgctggcctagacagcaatgctcacttcccacgaacaaataaaaaagctgtcaggcaatggccatctccaacaaaagtgaaTATAATTGTCAACCATTGACCAGGAACCTAACTGGAcaatccatataaatactgtggctacaatagcaggtcaggtttatttctttttttgaaGTGGAtagacttgccaattcagtgagtatttaactgTTTACACGTCGTGAGCATAAaaataaccaatcagacaggttttcttgaatttaagtaagaaagaggttagctttattgtacttaaacagaTCTCAGTAAAATAATAAAGTATActgcaactttcacacacacatacacttgaagttcacatacacacagacaaataggttacagagtggggaaggaaagattggtcaagttagagtccagagaaataaaaggagtaaACAGTCTGTGGAGGTTAGTATACAGTCTGCggctggcttcaagctgaattcagtggtcgtgTGACATTCCTTACGTAGTCCTGAgacttccagtttgaagatgtgtACAGCTGATTCGGTGGTTTACCTAGAGACAGCATtgcggctgatttccttcaaggaatcTCTGTCTGTAGTAGGGATATGCCTAGGTGGTCACAGTCAGCATGCAGGgatcgaagcttgcaaggtggattggagagagagaggaaggagggaccccacttgggtcttctctcgtcagtctctagctgcttgtttggttgctgcagagaaaacaccagcttaagcacacagatggtgtTCCATGACTGTCACCCAATGATTCAAGCCTGGTGGGTTACcactgtgtattccctcttgcaacttaatcagtccat comes from Heterodontus francisci isolate sHetFra1 chromosome 36, sHetFra1.hap1, whole genome shotgun sequence and encodes:
- the LOC137351765 gene encoding protein fem-1 homolog C-like isoform X1, which codes for MDIKTAVFNAARDGKLKLMQKLLNNRSAEELEAVTLEKTNGGTPLLIASRYGHLQVVDYLMEHCKAKVELGGSVNFDGETIEGAPPLWAASAAGHLSVVRSLLEHGASVNNTTLTNSTPLRAACFDGHLEIVKYLIEHRADMEVANRHGHTCLMISCYKGHKEIAKYLLEKGADVNRKSVKGNTALHDCAESGSLEIMKMLLKCGAKMEKDGYGMTPLLAASVTGHMNIVEFLINHVQTRKEDRIDALELLGATFVDKKRDLLGAMKFWKRAMEKRHSDKSKVVKKPQVGQLVLAYDYAKEVTTSEELEALITDPDEMRMQALLIRERILGPSHPDTSYYIRYRGAVYADSGNFERCINLWKYALDMQQNNLDPLSPMTASSLLSFAELFSFVLQDRPKGTLAMKVSFNDLMGILCKSVREVERAVNQRENPPDVAQFTKALSIILHLISLLEKVKCSPDQEHYKKQTIYRLLKLNPRGKGGFTPLHLAVDKDTTSVGRYPVCKFPSLQVTSVLLECGADVDSRDYENNTPLHIAAFNNNLDIMNMLIDTGAHFDATNSSKKTAWDLLDEKKMAKNVIQPINHITLQCLAARAIEKHKVPLRFSKEYIHSQCNQVQRYIQY
- the LOC137351765 gene encoding protein fem-1 homolog C-like isoform X2 yields the protein MDIKTAVFNAARDGKLKLMQKLLNNRSAEELEAVTLEKTNGGTPLLIASRYGHLQVVDYLMEHCKAKVELGGSVNFDGETIEGAPPLWAASAAGHLSVVRSLLEHGASVNNTTLTNSTPLRAACFDGHLEIVKYLIEHRADMEVANRHGHTCLMISCYKGHKEIAKYLLEKGADVNRKSVKGNTALHDCAESGSLEIMKMLLKCGAKMEKDGYGMTPLLAASVTGHMNIVEFLINHVQTRKEDRIDALELLGATFVDKKRDLLGAMKFWKRAMEKRHSDKSKVVKKPQVGQLVLAYDYAKEVTTSEELEALITDPDEMRMQALLIRERILGPSHPDTSYYIRYRGAVYADSGNFERCINLWKYALDMQQNNLDPLSPMTASSLLSFAELFSFVLQDRPKGTLAMKVSFNDLMGILCKSVREVERAVNQRENPPDVAQFTKALSIILHLISLLEKVKCSPDQEHYKKQTIYRLLKLNPRGKGGFTPLHLAVDKDTTSVGRYPVCKFPSLQVTSVLLECGADVDSRDYENNTPLHIAAFNNNLDIMNMLIDTGAHFDATNSSKKTAWDLLDEKKMAKNVIQPINHITLQCLAARAIEKHKVIYKGVIPEELDAFIQLH
- the LOC137351765 gene encoding protein fem-1 homolog C-like isoform X3, producing MDIKTAVFNAARDGKLKLMQKLLNNRSAEELEAVTLEKTNGGTPLLIASRYGHLQVVDYLMEHCKAKVELGGSVNFDGETIEGAPPLWAASAAGHLSVVRSLLEHGASVNNTTLTNSTPLRAACFDGHLEIVKYLIEHRADMEVANRHGHTCLMISCYKGHKEIAKYLLEKGADVNRKSVKGNTALHDCAESGSLEIMKMLLKCGAKMEKDGYGMTPLLAASVTGHMNIVEFLINHVQTRKEDRIDALELLGATFVDKKRDLLGAMKFWKRAMEKRHSDKSKVVKKPQVGQLVLAYDYAKEVTTSEELEALITDPDEMRMQALLIRERILGPSHPDTSYYIRYRGAVYADSGNFERCINLWKYALDMQQNNLDPLSPMTASSLLSFAELFSFVLQDRPKGTLAMKVSFNDLMGILCKSVREVERAVNQRENPPDVAQFTKALSIILHLISLLEKVKCSPDQEHYKKQTIYRLLKLNPRGKGGFTPLHLAVDKDTTSVGRYPVCKFPSLQVTSVLLECGADVDSRDYENNTPLHIAAFNNNLDIMNMLIDTGAHFDATNSSKKTAWDLLDEKKMAKNVIQPINHITLQCLAARAIEKHKVD